One window of bacterium genomic DNA carries:
- a CDS encoding zinc-binding dehydrogenase, which yields MDRRICAYYNYKGDVFVEEEPIPELKEGEILVKVEASLISPGTEIGGIRNLRISPAPTKFEKRRFGYANSGVIVEIGKKCKGFKIGQRVACMGSGYALHTNYACIPQNLCFPLPDELSFEEGTFCHLSATALWAVKRGKLEIGENVVVAGLGIIGQIVSQLSKLSGCHVIGWDKYDLRMEKAVQNGIDRVINIEKEDLVRQTIEFSRNYGIDTGFICFGGEATETIKLLVETMKTAPDTHKMGKIVIVGLVSVNLNFPVYLGNIDILSSSRTGPGYHDEKWEYGEDYPPVFVQWSTKRNVEEILIFIKEKRLNVKSLITDIFPLTEIASACEKLINHPEKTLGVILKP from the coding sequence ATGGATAGAAGAATATGTGCTTATTATAATTACAAAGGAGATGTTTTTGTTGAAGAAGAACCTATTCCTGAATTGAAAGAAGGGGAAATTCTTGTTAAAGTTGAGGCAAGTTTAATAAGTCCCGGAACAGAAATAGGTGGAATTAGAAACTTACGAATCTCCCCTGCTCCAACAAAATTTGAGAAAAGAAGATTTGGATATGCTAATTCAGGAGTAATAGTTGAAATAGGTAAAAAATGTAAAGGATTTAAAATAGGTCAGAGAGTTGCCTGTATGGGTTCTGGATATGCTTTACACACAAATTATGCCTGTATTCCTCAGAATTTATGTTTTCCATTACCTGATGAATTAAGTTTTGAAGAAGGAACTTTCTGCCATTTATCTGCAACTGCACTCTGGGCTGTCAAAAGAGGAAAACTTGAAATAGGGGAAAATGTTGTAGTGGCAGGTTTGGGAATTATAGGTCAGATTGTCAGTCAGTTATCTAAACTTTCAGGATGTCATGTAATTGGGTGGGATAAATATGATTTAAGAATGGAAAAAGCAGTCCAGAATGGTATAGATAGAGTGATTAATATTGAAAAAGAAGATTTAGTCAGACAAACAATTGAATTTTCAAGAAATTACGGAATAGATACAGGATTTATCTGTTTTGGTGGAGAAGCAACTGAAACTATAAAATTACTTGTTGAAACTATGAAGACAGCACCGGATACACATAAAATGGGAAAGATAGTCATTGTTGGATTGGTTTCTGTAAATTTAAATTTTCCAGTTTATTTAGGAAATATTGATATACTTTCATCTTCAAGGACTGGACCTGGTTACCATGATGAAAAATGGGAATACGGAGAAGATTATCCACCAGTTTTTGTTCAATGGAGTACAAAAAGGAATGTTGAAGAAATTTTAATTTTCATAAAAGAAAAAAGATTAAATGTTAAATCACTTATAACAGATATTTTCCCATTAACAGAAATAGCATCAGCATGTGAAAAATTAATAAATCATCCAGAAAAAACCTTAGGTGTGATATTAAAACCATAA